A segment of the Catenuloplanes nepalensis genome:
GGCCAACGACGAACTCGACCACGTCTTCGACGCCTACTTCGCCGACGAAGACCTCTGGGTCGCCATCCTGACCGGCGCGGGCGAGAAGGCGTTCTCCGCCGGCAACGACCTGATCTACTCCGGCTCCGGCAAGCCGATGTGGGTGCCGAAGAACGGTTTCGCCGGGCTCACCGGACGCCGCCGGATGACCAAGCCGGTCATCGCCGCGGTCAACGGCTTTGCCATGGGTGGCGGCTGTGAGATCGCCCTGGCCTGCCACCTGGTCGTCGCGGACGCGACCGCGAGGTTCGCGCTCAGCGAGGTCAAGATCGGTCTGGTGGCCGGCGCCGGCGGGGTCGTGCGCCTTCCTCGCACGGTGCCGCAGAAGCTCGCCACCGAGATGATCCTGACCGGCCGCCGGCTCAGCGCGGACGAGGCGCTGTCCCACGGCCTGGTCAACCGGGTGACCCCGGCCGGTGAGGCGCTGCGGGGCGCCCGGGAACTGGCCGCGGAGATCCTCGACTCCTCGCCGACCTCGGTGCGCGTCTCGCTGCAGATGATGGAGGAGACGTGCGGCATCCCCGACGTGGTCGACGCGGTGACCCATCACAGCAAGGCCCTGGACGAGTTGCTGGTCAGCGAGGACGCGGCCGAGGGACCCAGGGCGTTCGCCCAGAAGCGGCGCCCCGTGTGGCGTAACCGCTGACGGACGGGCGCGGTGCCGGTCGGCCGGCACCGCGCTCCGGGCCTCAGCCGCGCGGGTTCGGCAGCTCGTCCGGGGTCGCCACGTACGCGCTGGAGTACACGGACCGGAACGTGGAGACCGGTCGATGCCGGTGTCGCCGACGCCGGACTGGGCAGGGTCGCCCGTTCCACAACTGGGTGATCGTCTGACCGCCGGTGAACGACCATCGGCGGCAAGGGATCATTCAACCGCGTCAGTGACCCGGGACGCCTGCCTGTCGCTCAAGAATCGGTACTCGCAGAGGGGCTGCTCACATATCGCGCCCGGTCACGTGCGGTCCATGCCGGGAGTGGGATCAGAAACGGAATCGGCCGACGAGCGTCTGCAGGTCCCGCGAGACCTCCGTGAGTTCGTCGGCGGTATCACGAATCGCGTTCGTGCCGATGGTGGTGTTCTCCGCGGTGGTGGCGACGGTGGTGACGTCGGCGCTGATGCCGGCGGAACCGGTCGCGACGTCACCGATGTTGCGGCTCATCTCGCTGGTCGTGGCGGTCTGTTCCTCGATGGCCGAGGCGATGGTGGTCTGCAGGCTGTTGATACGGTCGATCACCTCACTGATCTGGGTGATCGCCTGCACCGCTTCGGCCGTGTCGGTCTGGATGGCGGTGATCCGGGAGTCGATGTCGGCAGTGGCGCGGGCCGTCTCCGACGCCAGATCCTTGACCTCTCCGGCGACGACGGCGAAGCCCTTGCCCTGCTCGCCGGCGCGGGCGGCCTCGATGGTCGCGTTGAGGGCGAGCAGGTTCGTCTGTTCGGCGATCGCGCTGATGACCTTGGCGATCTCGCCGATCTGCCGGCTGGAGTCACCGAGTTTGCCGACCGTCTCCGTCACGGCGACGGAGATACCGGCCGCGTCCGCGGCGACCCGGGCGGCCTCACCGGCGCTGCGGGCGATCTCGCTGATCGAGGCGCCCATCTCCTCGGCTCCGGCGGCGACGGTGTGCACGCTGGTGGCGATCTGCTCCGCGGCGGCGCTGGCGGCGCCGGCACGCCGGCTCGTCTCGTCGGCCGAGGTGGCCAGGTCGCCGGAGACCGCGGTCAGTTGCTGCGACTTGTCCGCGAGTCGCCGCGCGCGTTCGTCGACCGAGGTCATGGCCGCCGCGATGCTCGCCACGAACCGGTTGAAAGCCCCGGCCACCGCGGTGAGCTCGTCATTGCCGGACTCGGTCAGCCGTGCCCGCAGGTCGCCGTCGCCGTCGGCGATGTCGGTCAGCCGCAGTTGCAGCGCACGCAGCGGACCGGCGATGCTGCGGCTGACGACCCAGGCGACGAGCACCGAGAGCAGGAGTCCGGCGACCCCCGCGAGCAGTGTCGTCTGCCTGCCGCGCTGCGCCGACGCCGCTGCTCCCTCGGCGGTCCGCATGCCCTGGCCGGAAACCTCGGTGGCAAGATCACTGGTTGCGGTCGAGGCCTTGCCGAACGCGTCCAGAGACTCGCCGGAGGTCAGGTCGTTGCCCGCCTGGATGGATTCGGCGGTGCCCGTGCGGTAG
Coding sequences within it:
- a CDS encoding methyl-accepting chemotaxis protein is translated as MIETMRRWRIATRVVMLAGLGVLVSAVLVAIAVTGFQAQRDASEEARQAMQLTAQVMEAKFRTADIAGWQTGYAFDFNRGVDGALSDTEGQRKQFLESAAALRAGYAAISASDLNAEERALLSEASESFETFLKIDERIVQNYRTGTAESIQAGNDLTSGESLDAFGKASTATSDLATEVSGQGMRTAEGAAASAQRGRQTTLLAGVAGLLLSVLVAWVVSRSIAGPLRALQLRLTDIADGDGDLRARLTESGNDELTAVAGAFNRFVASIAAAMTSVDERARRLADKSQQLTAVSGDLATSADETSRRAGAASAAAEQIATSVHTVAAGAEEMGASISEIARSAGEAARVAADAAGISVAVTETVGKLGDSSRQIGEIAKVISAIAEQTNLLALNATIEAARAGEQGKGFAVVAGEVKDLASETARATADIDSRITAIQTDTAEAVQAITQISEVIDRINSLQTTIASAIEEQTATTSEMSRNIGDVATGSAGISADVTTVATTAENTTIGTNAIRDTADELTEVSRDLQTLVGRFRF